In Populus trichocarpa isolate Nisqually-1 chromosome 16, P.trichocarpa_v4.1, whole genome shotgun sequence, a genomic segment contains:
- the LOC7453682 gene encoding uncharacterized protein LOC7453682 — MNKIETQAGDDLLPKNTTRARARPPAPALGAGALGPEGLGPLGALGPLGPWALGRARVTSRSPRSHARLTKTGGNFNTLDYCRFITLTGVSVTVGYLSGIKPGLKGPSMVTGGLIGLMGGFMYAYQNSAGRLMGFFPNEGEVARYQKRDFSS, encoded by the exons ATGAATAAG ATCGAAACCCAGGCCGGCGACGACCTTTTGCCCAAAAATACCACGCGCGCGCGCGCCCGCCCGCCCGCGCCCGCGCTGGGCGCTGGGGCGCTGGGGCCTGAGGGCCTGGGGCCCTTGGGGGCCCTTGGGCCCTTGGGCCCTTGGGCGCTTGGGCGCGCGCGCGTGACGTCCCGCAGCCCCCGCAGCCATGCTAGGCTGACGAAAACAGGGGGCAACTTCAACACCCTTGATTACTGTCGTTTCATCACCCTTACTGGTGTCTCTGTCACTGTTGGCTACCTCTCAG GGATAAAGCCAGGGCTTAAGGGACCATCAATGGTGACAGGAGGATTGATTGGTTTAATGGGTGGTTTTATGTATGCTTATCAGAATTCTGCCGGGAGACTTATGGGGTTTTTTCCTAATGAGGGTGAGGTTGCTCGTTACCAGAAACGGGATTTTAGCAGTTAA